In Candida dubliniensis CD36 chromosome 6, complete sequence, the following are encoded in one genomic region:
- a CDS encoding aminomethyltransferase, mitochondrial precursor, putative (Similar to S. cerevisiae GCV1;~In S. cerevisiae: T subunit of the mitochondrial glycine decarboxylase complex, required for the catabolism of glycine to 5,10-methylene-THF; expression is regulated by levels of levels of 5,10-methylene-THF in the cytoplasm), whose amino-acid sequence MLRITSKRLYSSTSNLLKTPLYEAHIELGGKMVPYAGFEMPVLYKGQSHIESHNWVRSKVGLFDVSHMLQHNINGKDAQKLLQKITPIDLNKLPVNTSSLSVLLNNNGGVIDDCIITKHGEEDYYMVTNAGCRDKDIKFIKEEASQFNSVNHNTFEGTLLAIQGPKSQEILQQFTNEDLSKIYFGQTKFLKLSPIGATVHLARSGYTGEDGFELSIPSTTPEESKQALDFFYTLINEYPDVVKPIGLAARDSLRLEAGMCLYGHELTEEITPIEASLTWLIPKTRRDENNDFNGASKILSQIKDKSSFTHRRIGLTSKGPSPRDGNKIFNEDGTVEIGYVTSGSPSPTLSGNVAQAYIDKKHKIGNKVKIEIRNKLRDAVITKLPFVPSNLYKP is encoded by the coding sequence ATGTTAAGAATTACTTCCAAAAGATTGTATTCATCAACTAGCAACTTATTGAAGACTCCATTATATGAAGCCCACATAGAATTAGGTGGTAAGATGGTACCATACGCTGGTTTTGAAATGCCAGTATTGTATAAAGGTCAATCTCATATTGAATCTCATAATTGGGTGAGATCAAAAGTTGGTTTATTTGACGTTAGTCACATGTTACAACATAATATTAATGGTAAAGATGctcaaaaattattacaaaaaataactcctattgatttaaacaaattgcCAGTTAACACATCAAGCTTATCAGTCTtgttaaataataatggtggAGTAATTGATGATTGTATCATTACCAAACATGGTGAAGAAGATTATTATATGGTGACTAATGCTGGATGTCGTGACAAAgatatcaaattcattaaagaAGAGGCTAGTCAATTCAATAGTGTCAATCACAATACTTTTGAAGGGACATTATTAGCTATTCAAGGTCCTAAATCCCAAGAAATATTACAACAATTTACCAATGAAGATTTGTctaaaatttattttggtCAAACcaaattcttgaaattATCACCAATTGGGGCAACAGTTCATTTAGCTAGATCTGGTTATACTGGAGAAGATggatttgaattatcaatcCCATCTACTACTCCAGAAGAATCAAAACAAGCATTGGATTTCTTCTATACTTTGATTAATGAATATCCTGATGTGGTCAAACCAATTGGGTTGGCAGCTAGAGACTCTTTGAGATTAGAAGCTGGTATGTGTCTTTATGGCCACGAATTAACTGAAGAAATAACTCCAATTGAAGCATCATTGACTTGGTTAATACCAAAGACTCGTCgtgatgaaaataatgatttcaatGGTGCTAGTAAAATATTACTGCAAATCAAAGACAAATCTTCATTTACTCATAGAAGAATTGGGTTAACTTCAAAAGGACCATCACCAAGAGACGGGAACAAGATATTTAATGAAGATGGAACCGTTGAGATTGGATATGTGACATCAGGATCTCCATCACCTACATTGAGTGGGAATGTTGCTCAAGCTTACATTGATAAGAAACataaaattggaaataaaGTTAAAATTGAGATTAGAAATAAATTAAGAGATGCTGTCATAACGAAATTGCCATTTGTCCCAAGCAATTTATATAAACCATAG
- a CDS encoding iron sulfur assembly protein, putative (Similar to S. cerevisiae ISA1;~In S. cerevisiae: mitochondrial matrix protein involved in biogenesis of the iron-sulfur (Fe/S) cluster of Fe/S proteins, isa1 deletion causes loss of mitochondrial DNA and respiratory deficiency), with translation MMIATRRQSLQLTKRYISNHATKNKRFIQTIPISTNTGSNSFLSKLHQSEDNDVPTSKWARHTLSFPKTETSNTTPQPPVRKSRTSRFANKSTSTNDIKQFNSTTPTSQSNIIEITSDPEIQKASNKITSTSASVPTEIKSAATPSVTPKKKRVLRPRKALITLTSSAVQHLQGLLDQPDPKLIRIGVRNRGCSGLTYNLEYVDKPGKFDELVEQDGVKVLIDSKALFSIVGSEMDWLDDKLSSRFIFKNPNSKGTCGCGESFMV, from the coding sequence ATGATGATAGCAACAAGAAGACAAAGTTTACAATTAACGAAAAGATACATTTCAAATCATGCcaccaaaaacaaaagattTATACAAACCATCCCAATATCGACCAACACTGGCTCTAATTCATTCTTGTCAAAATTGCATCAATCTGAAGATAATGATGTACCAACTTCCAAATGGGCCAGACATACTTTAAGTTTCCCTAAAACCGAAACATCAAACACCACTCCACAACCACCAGTAAGAAAATCAAGAACATCACGTTTTGCCAataaatcaacatcaactaACGAcatcaaacaattcaacTCCACAACTCCAACTTCACaatcaaatataattgaaataacATCAGACCCTGAAATTCAAAAAGcatcaaataaaataacatcaacatcTGCATCAGTGCCGACCGAAATAAAATCTGCGGCTACTCCATCAGTGACgcctaaaaagaaaagagtGTTGAGACCAAGAAAAGCTTTGATTACATTAACTTCAAGTGCCGTACAACATCTCCAAGGATTATTAGATCAACCGGATCCAAAATTGATTCGTATAGGAGTGAGAAACAGAGGTTGCTCAGGATTGACTTATAATCTTGAATATGTCGACAAACCAggtaaatttgatgaattggtGGAACAAGATGGGGTCAAGGTATTAATAGATTCAAAagcattattttcaattgttggttCTGAAATGGATTGGTTAGATGATAAATTAAGTTCgagatttatatttaaaaatccaaattcaAAAGGAACTTGTGGATGTGGTGAATCATTCATGGTATAA
- a CDS encoding conserved hypothetical protein (best Fasta hit with C. albicans shows only 38% sequence identity, but is wrong size - don't think it can be considered an orthologue, therefore, this gene may be C. dubliniensis-specific): MNNTVDDNKTLQAAFKEASSAPEKFMFNGLPNESEDNVDLIIGYFKDDDFERWFKSISLNYNWSRKSSFESPEENNNDNKTGKSLYSKEEYFGCFSRGKFKSKSKKSNDAIVNQTVSSIKSDCPARLYVKQQKGIPGYKLIGFVPTHNHAPQENGPLNAVARDWLVDVVEKGYTRSQIAKILFNLHGQRNRSQISMSYRPFLRIQTSY, encoded by the coding sequence ATGAATAATACCGTTGATGACAATAAGACGCTTCAAGCTGCTTTTAAAGAGGCATCTTCAGCACCAGAGAAGTTTATGTTTAATGGTTTACCTAATGAATCCGAAGACAACgttgatttgataattggTTATTTcaaagatgatgattttgaaagatGGTTTAAGCTGATTAGTTTGAATTATAATTGGTCAAGAAAGAGTTCTTTTGAGTCACCAGAAGAGAACAACAATGATAACAAAACTGGAAAGCTGCTTTATTCCAAAGAAGAATACTTTGGTTGTTTTCTGCGAGGAAAATTTAAGTcgaaatcaaaaaagagCAACGATGCTATTGTTAACCAGACAGTATCGTCAATAAAATCTGATTGCCCCGCAAGACTTTACgttaaacaacaaaaaggTATTCCTggttataaattaattggttTTGTACCAACCCATAACCACGCTCCACAAGAGAATGGACCTTTAAATGCTGTGGCAAGAGACTGGCTAGTTGATGTGGTTGAAAAAGGTTACACCAGGAGTCAGATtgcaaaaatattatttaaccTTCATGGTCAAAGAAATAGAAGTCAAATTTCAATGAGTTACAGACCATTTTTAAGAATTCAAACATCATATTAA
- a CDS encoding uncharacterized oxidoreductase, putative, translating into MSQPINLAIVGTGIFATDNHLPTIQKIPGLKPYAAYNRTKSKAETFAQKANIASDKVYDSLEEVFEDKDVEFVDALLPVQFNLDAVKLAVKNNKPICFEKPIAANLDQAKEIVKLSESTDLPILVLENWTYLKAIDILKNEVLPKIGDVVAFTYNATGPFNDANKYLATGWRLKPEHIGGFLSDGGVHQLALLTEVLGDVESVSGLTQQLKEQSGTDDVLFSTLKTTKGAIGTFTYGSAFGATDKSTFFKIFGTNGSATYDWSPCLSKPQITYATGATSGQASGKTTIEIDEVDTIEEEFKNFKDAVAKKDKKLVKVPPRKAFHHLAIVAAALESSKNNGSNVTVETP; encoded by the coding sequence ATGTCTCAACCAATTAACTTAGCTATTGTCGGAACTGGTATTTTTGCTACAGATAACCACTTACCAACTATCCAAAAGATTCCTGGATTGAAACCATATGCTGCTTACAACAGAACTAAATCAAAGGCCGAAACTTTTGCACAAAAAGCCAACATTGCCCTGGATAAAGTTTATGATTCATTGGAAGAAGTTTTTGAAGACAAAGACGTCGAGTTTGTTGATGCTTTGTTGCCAGTGCAATTTAATCTCGACGCAGTTAAGCTTGCTGtgaaaaacaataaaccaatttgttttgaaaaaccaATTGCTGCCAATTTAGACCAAGCTAAAGAAATAGTTAAATTGAGTGAATCTACTGACTTGCcaattttggttttggaaAACTGGACTTATTTGAAGgcaattgatattttgaaaaatgaagtTTTACCAAAAATAGGCGACGTCGTTGCGTTTACCTATAACGCCACTGGTCCATTTAATGATGCTAACAAGTATTTGGCTACTGGTTGGAGATTAAAACCAGAACATATTGGGGGATTTTTAAGTGATGGTGGTGTTCATCAGTTGGCATTGTTGACAGAGGTGTTGGGAGATGTTGAGTCCGTAAGTGGGTTGACtcaacaattgaaagagCAGAGTGGGACAGATGACGTATTGTTTTCTACGTTGAAAACTACCAAAGGTGCAATTGGTACCTTTACCTATGGTTCCGCATTTGGTGCTACTGACAAGTCtacttttttcaaaatttttggtACAAATGGTAGTGCAACTTATGATTGGTCACCATGTTTGTCAAAACCACAAATCACTTATGCAACAGGTGCCACCTCTGGCCAAGCTTCTGGAAAAACTACTATTGAAATAGATGAAGTTGATACcatagaagaagaattcaaaaatttcaaagaCGCAGTTGCGAAGAAGGACAAGAAATTGGTTAAAGTACCACCAAGAAAAGCATTCCATCATTTAGCCATTGTGGCTGCTGCATTAGAATCTTCCAAAAACAATGGATCTAATGTCACAGTAGAAACTCCatag
- the SEC20 gene encoding secretory vesicle transport protein, putative (In C. albicans: involved in the retrograde secretory secretory pathway;~In S. cerevisiae: membrane glycoprotein v-SNARE involved in retrograde transport from the Golgi to the ER; required for N- and O-glycosylation in the Golgi but not in the ER) has product MSAVYYKKLDTVQFQIYDLFNSLIQLSNSEDESVYKASFDDTVQEIDSLLIAFKDLLRLLRPKDKSNKLNTYELKFHSLKQKLRELQVFINDQQQDKLHEYRVKHFRLQDSPVDTLNNESARDQLFASRSIKKTQKETEASINQQIVNQNKSITKSLQASRQLLSAGILQSELNIENIDQQTKDLYKLNEGFIQFNDLLNRSKKIVKFIEKQDKADRQRIYLSMGFFILCCSWVVYRRILRRPLKIFLWSFFKIFNIFNWLLGGGRSKGLSATGVLVSSVIAATTEIDEYETTKTFLETFSGMEDSNTAIDTLTMVVESLTTSSMERIVDEL; this is encoded by the coding sequence ATGTCAGCAGTATACTATAAAAAGCTAGATACAGTACAATTCCAAATTTATGATTTGTTCAATTCCTTGATTCAATTATCCAATTCTGAAGATGAATCTGTCTACAAGGCGAGCTTCGACGACACAGTGCAAGAGATTGATCTGTTATTGATTGCTTTCAAAGACCTTCTTAGACTTTTACGACCCAAAGataaatccaataaattgaatacatatgaattgaaatttcattctttGAAACAGAAATTGCGTGAGTTGCAagtatttattaatgatcaACAACAGGACAAGTTGCATGAATATAGGGTGAAACATTTCCGCCTACAAGATCTGCCAGTGGATACCCTAAACAACGAATCTGCTCGAGACCAATTATTTGCTAGTCGCTCCATTAAGAAAACTCAGAAAGAAACGGAGGCCTCTATTAACCAACAAATTGTCAATCAAAATAAGCTGATTACGAAATCCTTGCAAGCATCAAGACAATTGTTATCAGCAGGTATATTGCAGAGTGAATTAAACATTGAGAACATAGATCAGCAAACCAAGGATTTATATAAGTTGAATGAAGGGTTTATCcaatttaatgatttgttgaatagatcaaagaaaattgtCAAGTTTATTGAAAAGCAGGATAAAGCCGATCGTCAGCGTATATATTTGAGTATGGGATTTTTCATACTTTGTTGTTCATGGGTGGTTTATAGAAGAATTTTAAGGCGACCACTAAAAATATTCTTGTGGTCTTTTTTCAAGATattcaatatcttcaaCTGGTTGCTTGGAGGAGGTAGAAGTAAGGGGTTGTCTGCTACTGGTGTGCTAGTTTCATCCGTGATTGCTGCTACTACGGAAATTGACGAGTATGAGACAACGAAAACATTTTTGGAGACTTTTTCGGGCATGGAAGACTCTAATACAGCCATTGATACGCTTACAATGGTAGTGGAATCTCTTACGACGTCTTCAATGGAACGTATTGTAGATGAACTATAA
- a CDS encoding RNA exonuclease, putative (Similar to S. cerevisiae NGL2;~In S. cerevisiae: protein involved in 5.8S rRNA processing; Ccr4p-like RNase required for correct 3'-end formation of 5.8S rRNA at site E) encodes MSPISNESKDRNNLSNGTGDTANVSKPVTKKPMDPKLLTQEYILEQRRLRELRKEKIRQQKEALGLIPPPEKEKFLKRPMLGICKPKPGLPSIKIMSYNILAQTLIRREIYPTNGKILKWSVRSQILLDELKHYNADIMCLQEVDKVQYEGFWVSQLEKLGYSTRFYRNNTKNHGCVIVFREKLFVCKHQSFIRLDQDLNQEASEKQLPPARIATTNIAFMAYLEFTPAFVKEYPCLKETNGFIIGTTHLFWHPFGTYERTRQTYMLLYKFKEFQRVLRIIVGNSKRFYSFFTGDFNSEPFDAPYRAITAKPIKFSGRSKNVLGCSLAYTYSKDRSLDEDDVDIEELEQERDNNPSDPEPETFETTPEQEQLIKDLEEAHNDLDVRAISLYSVGYKQAHPENAGTAGHRNEPAFSNWVDKWNGMLDYIFLLVPWNKSDDHSKKRDLPEDLAEQYKIKLTKLLRLPTPEEMGPPPSGQPRMNQYPSDHLSIMAEIQLE; translated from the coding sequence ATGCTGCCGATAAGTAATGAGAGTAAGGATAGAAATAATTTGTCCAATGGGACTGGTGATACAGCTAATGTTTCAAAACCGGTAACAAAAAAACCCATGGACCCAAAATTGCTAACACAGGAGTATATCCTTGAACAAAGACGTCTTAGGGAACTACGCAAGGAAAAGATACGCCAACAGAAGGAAGCATTAGGATTGATCCCTCCTcctgaaaaagaaaagtttttGAAACGTCCAATGCTAGGAATCTGCAAACCAAAACCTGGCCTTCCTTCCATCAAGATTATGAGCTACAACATACTAGCGCAGACATTAATCCGAAGAGAAATATACCCTACAAATGGgaagatattgaaatgGTCTGTAAGATCCCAGATACTACTAGACGAATTGAAACATTATAACGCTGATATCATGTGTTTACAAGAAGTGGATAAAGTGCAGTATGAAGGGTTTTGGGTTAGTCAACTAGAGAAGTTGGGATATTCGACAAGATTTTATCGcaacaataccaaaaatCATGGTTGTGTCATAGTTTTCAGAGAAAAGTTATTTGTTTGCAAGCATCAGTCGTTTATCAGATTAGACCAAGATTTGAATCAAGAAGCCAGCGAAAAACAGTTACCACCCGCACGGATCGCAACTACAAATATCGCATTTATGGCATATTTGGAGTTTACACCAGCATTTGTCAAAGAGTATCCATGtttaaaagaaaccaaTGGATTTATTATCGGTACAACTCATTTGTTTTGGCACCCTTTTGGAACTTATGAACGAACACGACAAACATATATGCttttatataaattcaaAGAGTTCCAACGTGTGTTGAGAATTATAGTGGGTAATTCCAAAAGATTTTATTCATTCTTCACCGGTGATTTCAACTCTGAGCCATTTGATGCACCCTATCGTGCCATTACTGCAAAACCGATAAAGTTTTCTGGTCGGTCCAAGAATGTTTTAGGCTGTTCGTTGGCATACACCTATTCAAAAGATCGAAGTTTGGATGAAGACGATGTAGACATTGAAGAGTTAGAACAAGAAAGAGACAACAACCCACTGGACCCCGAGCCAGAAACGTTTGAAACGACACCGGAACAGGAGCAACTTATAAAGGACTTGGAAGAGGCGCACAATGATTTAGACGTGAGAGCCATTTCGTTATATTCCGTTGGATACAAGCAAGCTCATCCTGAAAATGCAGGCACTGCTGGACATAGAAACGAGCCAGCGTTCTCCAACTGGGTTGACAAGTGGAACGGAATGTTAGATTACATTTTCCTATTGGTCCCATGGAATAAATCCGACGACCattcaaagaaaagagaTTTACCAGAAGATTTGGCTGAACaatataaaatcaaattaacaAAGCTACTTAGATTGCCTACACCAGAAGAAATGGGGCCGCCACCATCAGGACAACCTCGAATGAATCAGTACCCATCAGACCATCTCAGTATTATGGCCGAAATACAGCttgaataa
- a CDS encoding cell cycle regulatory protein, putative (Similar to S. cerevisiae MOB1;~component of the mitotic exit network; associates with and is required for the activation and Cdc15p-dependent phosphorylation of the Dbf2p kinase; required for cytokinesis and cell separation; component of the CCR4 transcriptional complex) has translation MALFQNFNTHSLRSTRGFKLKQSSPISSPQPISNSVLPQTPLENSQRPHLEQTEQNPYQTINFNNGNGQPVSSHKDIRNYAEQTLGSDNALIQAVKLPRDEDVNEWLAIHVVDFYNQINMLYGAITEFCSPATCPRMIATEEYEYLWQESAPTNQDGTVQSPKRPVSLPACEYIENLMNWVQNFFDNDNIFPTKIGAPFPHQFPTLVKTIFKRLFRIYAHIYCHHFHEVSELGLQSHLNTSLKHYVLFANEFQLISRKDYGPLEDLVDTMLQR, from the coding sequence ATGGCACTTTTCCAGAATTTCAATACCCATTCCTTAAGATCTACTCGTGGGttcaaattaaaacaatcatCTCCGATATCAAGTCCTCAACCGATAAGCAACTCAGTCCTACCACAGACCCCTTTAGAAAATAGTCAACGTCCTCACCTCGAGCAAACAGAACAAAATCCATACCAAactatcaattttaataatggcAATGGCCAACCTGTGTCTTCTCACAAAGATATTCGAAATTATGCAGAACAAACATTGGGATCAGATAACGCCTTGATCCAAGCGGTTAAATTACCACGCGACGAAGACGTGAATGAATGGCTAGCTATACATGTTGTGGATTTCTATAACCAAATAAATATGCTTTATGGTGCAATAACTGAATTCTGTTCGCCAGCTACATGTCCACGAATGATCGCTACAGAAGAATATGAATACTTATGGCAAGAGTCGGCTCCGACAAACCAAGATGGGACTGTTCAGTCTCCAAAAAGGCCAGTGTCTTTACCTGCGTGTGAGTATATCGAAAACTTGATGAATTGGGTGCAGAACTTTTTCGATAACGATAACATATTTCCAACTAAAATTGGTGCACCGTTCCCACATCAGTTTCCTACATTGGTGAAAACCATATTCAAGAGATTGTTCAGAATTTATGCACATATATATTGCCATCATTTCCACGAAGTAAGTGAGTTGGGGTTGCAAAGTCATTTGAACACCAGTTTGAAGCACTACGTATTGTTTGCCAAcgaatttcaattgattagcAGAAAAGATTACGGTCCGTTAGAGGACTTGGTAGACACAATGCTTCAAAgataa
- a CDS encoding nuclear polyadenylated RNA-binding protein, putative (Similar to S. cerevisiae NAB3;~In S. cerevisiae: single stranded RNA binding protein; acidic ribonucleoprotein; required for termination of non-poly(A) transcripts and efficient splicing), with product MEVNPVNLHKEETEEKKDVSQQDSGAAETLTTASDEKHAVEAGDEVSREQDVDDDENDKDSQPDDEQNQEETTIDHALPADSATTTEQDGENRTEPEEVKEPVESNETEQVTATDEPDVQKSTNEIVRELFADATPTTENKSSSPGDNLESEDYDPESAFADNNVEKDSISNDYSENQENKDNSDYEPEFKEEEEEAEEAERKSPVATGFSSKKPHGLAGLPPKPPVNATVKPSTAAITEESSSQQRLKDAYDAIINSPIGRDPEFLRLPAEEQVDAIKDQLQKLGIDLSSGSHPINFDQVYSYNKPFKNLKDPIPLVPIGEFCRRPNITAAMTPEEEQEYAEFIERENYYLNLQNWDEFPDKSRLFIGNLPANTISKQDLFRIFSKYGEVIQIAIKAGYGFAQFRTGEACLECIKGETDIPLHNKILRLDASRPQKSRRPGHPEINNPNMSGRGRERVRDESEDQDQQPSHKKRKGSIDCQVYVTGKSSVFFIRKVKKAFAMSQVTIDVEDVTQRNISEVLSEAAYSGVLAACVIKEQKVDIQTFENTPDGGIKFDEYADVEPEEGAEIVLKAKVKKYGDRLPAYVPQDTSYHDNSRSHTAGPAHSSGPRRGGERNRGSRRGDRHGGRRGGYGAHNNDYGHGRGRGSNYDSWNQQPYGSVPPPPQQQPYGSVPPPPSSSSSRQPHSYGQPYYGNQQPSYGSPVQQPAINQWNSPVQPPQNPANNLLQGLNAAQIQSMIQLLQSQQQGAPPPQGNYGQPSRPGPAPNTYGGMGYNNNYGSNAPSLAPQPQGPNDNTANQVQALLAQLQQSNQQGNAYGQNSSQNQQGQGSSFYDTLSRLAKQ from the coding sequence ATGGAAGTAAATCCAGTTAATCTACATAAAGAGGAaacagaagaaaagaaagacgTGCTGCAACAAGATTCTGGAGCCGCTGAAACTTTAACCACAGCTTCGGATGAAAAACATGCAGTTGAGGCTGGCGATGAAGTTAGCCGAGAACAAGATGTTGATGACGATGAAAATGACAAGGATAGTCAACCAGACGACGAACAGAATCAAGAGGAGACCACTATTGATCATGCACTTCCAGCCGATAGTGCTACTACCACTGAACAGGACGGTGAAAATAGGACAGAACCGGAAGAAGTAAAAGAACCAGTAGAAAGCAATGAAACCGAGCAAGTTACCGCGACAGATGAGCCTGATGTCCAGAAATCTACCAATGAAATTGTGAGAGAGCTATTTGCAGATGCAACTCCAACAACCGAGAATAAACTGTCAAGTCCTGGTGATAACCTTGAAAGCGAAGACTATGACCCAGAAAGTGCTTTTGCTGACAATAACGTTGAGAAAGACTCTATATCTAATGATTATTCtgaaaatcaagaaaacaaagacAATTCTGATTATGAACCTGaatttaaagaagaagaagaagaagcagaAGAAGCAGAACGTAAATCACCAGTTGCCACCGGCTTTTCTTCGAAAAAACCTCACGGACTAGCAGGATTACCCCCGAAACCACCAGTAAATGCTACAGTGAAACCATCTACAGCAGCCATTACAGAAGAAAGTAGCTCTCAACAAAGATTGAAGGATGCATATGACGCTATTATAAATAGCCCTATTGGCAGAGACCCTGAATTTTTAAGGTTACCTGCAGAAGAACAAGTAGACGCAATTAAAGATCAGTTACAGAAACTTGGGATTGACCTATCTTCTGGAAGCCACCCTATCAATTTTGATCAAGTATATTCTTACAATAAGCCATTTAAAAACTTGAAGGACCCAATTCCTTTAGTTCCTATTGGCGAATTCTGTCGTAGACCGAATATTACTGCTGCTATGACTCCTGAAGAAGAACAGGAATATGcagaatttattgaaagagagaattattatttgaatttacaAAACTGGGACGAATTCCCTGATAAGCTGAGACTATTTATTGGTAATTTACCAGCAAATACCATTTCCAAACAAGATTTGTTCAGAATTTTTTCTAAATACGGTGAGGTTATTCAGATTGCAATCAAAGCAGGGTATGGTTTTGCACAATTCAGGACCGGAGAAGCATGTTTGGAGTGTATTAAAGGTGAAACCGATATACCATTACATAACAAGATCTTGCGATTGGATGCTTCAAGACCACAGAAGTCAAGACGTCCCGGGCATCctgaaattaataatccAAACATGAGTGGACGCGGCAGGGAAAGAGTTAGAGACGAAAGTGAAGATCAAGATCAACAACCTAGTCataaaaagagaaaaggGAGTATTGATTGTCAGGTTTATGTTACTGGGAAATCATCTGTTTTTTTCATACGAAAGGTTAAAAAAGCTTTTGCAATGTCACAAGTTACCATAGATGTTGAAGATGTAACTCAGAGAAATATAAGCGAGGTTTTGAGTGAAGCAGCGTATTCAGGTGTATTGGCTGCCTGCGTGATCAAAGAACAGAAAGTCGATATCCAAACGTTTGAAAATACACCAGATGGAGGaatcaaatttgatgaatatgCTGATGTGGAACCTGAAGAAGGTGCAGAAATAGTTTTAAAGGCCAAGGTTAAAAAATATGGTGACAGATTACCGGCTTATGTTCCTCAAGATACTAGCTACCATGATAATTCTAGAAGTCATACCGCTGGCCCTGCTCATAGTAGTGGTCCTCGTAGAGGAGGTGAGCGTAATAGAGGATCTAGAAGAGGTGATAGACATGGTGGTAGACGTGGTGGATATGGTGCACATAATAACGATTATGGCCATGGACGTGGTCGAGGTTCTAATTATGACTCTTGGAACCAACAACCTTATGGGTCCGTGCCACCACCccctcaacaacaaccttATGGCTCGGTACCGCCACCACCAtcgtcatcgtcatcaCGACAACCACATTCTTATGGTCAACCATATTATGGGAACCAGCAACCTTCCTATGGTTCGCCTGTGCAACAACCGGCTATCAATCAGTGGAATTCTCCTGTTCAACCTCCACAAAACCCAGCCaacaatttattacaaGGACTCAACGCGGCACAAATTCAAAGTATGATTCAGTTGCTTCAATCTCAGCAACAAGGGGCACCTCCACCACAAGGAAATTACGGACAGCCTTCTAGACCTGGCCCTGCACCAAATACTTATGGAGGAATGGGgtacaataataattatggATCAAATGCCCCATCATTGGCTCCACAACCTCAAGGACCAAACGACAATACCGCTAATCAAGTTCAAGCATTGCTTGCCCAGTTGCAACAATCAAACCAACAAGGTAATGCTTATGGGCAAAACTCATCTCAAAATCAACAGGGCCAAGGTAGTTCTTTTTATGATACCTTGTCCAGGTTGGCCAAACAATAG